A genomic segment from Candidatus Zixiibacteriota bacterium encodes:
- a CDS encoding 4-hydroxy-3-methylbut-2-enyl diphosphate reductase encodes MQIFVVKNAGFCFGVKRAINLAFEKAKKTGKKVYTFGPLIHNPQVVDELKREGVHPVQNLKKIKSGTLIIRSHGVHPRILLEAKKKGLKIIDATCPFVRRAQRNARALHKEGYQVVVIGEAHHPEVQGIIGYADDQAKVINSDTRELDSFKGKRIGLIAQTTLNLDTFKQVTGKLLEKAKEIKIFNTTCNATANTQKATLEMTKDVDLMIVVGGKNSANTSRLAKLCREKGKTTYHIETASELKSRWFKGIRSIGVTGGTSTPNWIINQVVEKIRDLT; translated from the coding sequence ATGCAGATTTTTGTGGTAAAAAATGCAGGTTTTTGTTTTGGAGTCAAAAGAGCGATAAATCTGGCATTTGAAAAAGCCAAGAAAACCGGGAAAAAGGTCTACACCTTTGGTCCTTTGATTCATAACCCCCAGGTGGTGGATGAACTGAAAAGAGAAGGCGTGCACCCGGTTCAAAATTTGAAAAAAATTAAATCCGGAACCCTGATCATCCGCTCCCATGGAGTGCACCCCCGGATTTTGCTGGAGGCAAAAAAGAAAGGATTAAAGATAATCGATGCCACCTGTCCCTTTGTGAGAAGAGCTCAGAGGAACGCCAGAGCTTTGCATAAGGAAGGTTATCAGGTGGTGGTGATTGGAGAAGCTCATCATCCGGAGGTTCAGGGGATAATAGGATATGCGGATGACCAGGCAAAGGTTATAAATAGTGATACCAGGGAGCTTGACTCTTTCAAAGGGAAAAGGATCGGGCTGATAGCTCAAACCACTTTGAATCTGGATACGTTTAAACAGGTTACAGGCAAGCTTCTGGAGAAGGCAAAGGAGATAAAAATTTTCAATACTACATGTAACGCTACCGCTAATACCCAGAAAGCTACTCTGGAAATGACAAAAGACGTGGACTTGATGATTGTGGTCGGCGGGAAGAACTCAGCCAACACCTCCCGCTTGGCCAAGCTCTGCCGGGAAAAAGGGAAAACAACTTATCACATAGAGACTGCTTCGGAACTAAAAAGCAGATGGTTTAAGGGAATAAGAAGTATAGGGGTTACTGGAGGAACTTCAACCCCTAACTGGATTATCAATCAG